One segment of Brienomyrus brachyistius isolate T26 unplaced genomic scaffold, BBRACH_0.4 scaffold38, whole genome shotgun sequence DNA contains the following:
- the LOC125722340 gene encoding kelch-like protein 10 isoform X2 has product MERVLMSPAFEVFNKLRLAGQLCDVVLIADGVQFNAHRVILCGCSSYFQALFTTGWSDSGKREYQLPGISPETLRQVIEYAYTYSVVITSDNVENLLAAADYLSVLGIVQRCCDFLHEHLCLDNCVGLVKIGDVYCLKELHQSALKFLLKNFKEVAINSNEFLELTLEELCDIMERDELNVREEDVVFHAILRWIEHDPATREAHISVLLPKVRMARMDPEYFMKIVKKNDLVKANAACRRIISDVMKVIYDLDDESPLSDFENPLIRPRLPSDVLLAVGGWNMGTTNCIDAYDTRADRWVDITQEEQSNLAGHGMVYHNGFVYCIGGFDGQHFINSVRRYDPITREWQQMAPMHWHRCNVSVVVLDGFIYAMGGHIVFRPLNKVERYNPVTNEWTQIEPMNERRSDASATTLNGKIYICGGHSGTESLSTVECFDPLTNEWSLITPMSTPRHSLGVTAYKGKIYAVRGMPPQQAPTTLRPQLQSAASTTEAWNKAHSDSMSPASSRTWEKLCWRSELNLLLTLHT; this is encoded by the exons atggagcgagtactgatgtccccggctttcgaagtgttcaacaagcttcggctcgcaggacagctttgtgacgtggtcctcatcgcagacggtgttcagttcaacgcccatagagtgattctgtgtggctgtagctcctacttcca ggctctgttcaccACCGGCTGGAGtgattcaggaaagcgggagtaccaactcccaggcatttcccctgAAACATTGAGGCAGGTCATCGAGTAcgcctacacgtactctgtggtcatcacatctgacaatgtggagaacctcctggcagctgctgattatctcagtgtcctgggcatcgtgcagcgctgctgtgaCTTCCTGCATGAGCATCTCTGCCTTGACAACTGTGTTGGGCTTGTCAAAATCGGAGATGTCTACTGCCTCAaggagctgcaccagtctgcattgaAATTCCTCCTGaagaacttcaaggaggttgccatcaacTCAAACGAGTTCCTAGAACTCACGCTCGAAGAACTTTGTGACATCATGGAGCGGGATGAActgaatgtcagagaagaggatgtggtgtttcacgccatcctccggtggatcgagcacgatcctgccacccgagaggcccacatttcagttctgttgcccaag gttcgcatggctcgtatggatccagaatatttcatgaagatcgtcaaaaaaaacgatctagtgaaggccaatgcggcgtgcaggcGAATTATCAGTGATGTCATGAAGGTCATCTATGATCTTGATGATGAAAGTCCACTCTCTGACTTTGAGAACCCGCTGATCCGCCCACGCTTGCCCTCTGACGTTTTGCTGGCTGTCGGTGGATGGAACATGGGCACTACTAACTGCATTGATGCGTATGACACacgggccgaccgctgggtggatatcacgcaggaggagcagagcaaCTTAGCTGGTCATGGCATGGTGTACCATAATGgatttgtgtactgcattggGGGGTTTGATGGCCAACACTTCATTAATTCCGTGCGCAGATATGACCCGATAACACGAGAATGGCAGCAGATGGCCCCCATGCACTGGCATCGCTGTAATGTTAGTGTGGTTGTGCTCGATGGGTTCATCTACGCCATGGGTGGCCATATTGTTTTCAGGCCCCTCAATAAAGTAGAGCGGTACAACCCAGTAACCAACGAATGGACCCAGATCGAGCCCATGAATGAGAGGAGAAgcgatgccagtgccaccaccctgaatggcaag ATATACATCTGTGGGGGCCACAGTGGAACAGAGAGCCTTTCTACAGTGGAGTGCTTTGACCCACTCACTAACGAATGGAGCTTGATCACTCCAATGAGCACTCCCCGTCACAGCCTTGGAGTCACGGCGTATAAAGGGAAgatctatgcg gTTCGGGGAATGCCGCCacaacaggcaccgaccaccttacgaccacagctccagtcagccgcctccacaacggaggcatggaacaaggcccattcggactcaatgtcccctgcgtcctccaggacatgggagaagctctgctggaggtcggagttgaatcttctcctgacattgcatacttaa
- the LOC125722340 gene encoding kelch-like protein 10 isoform X1, whose amino-acid sequence MERVLMSPAFEVFNKLRLAGQLCDVVLIADGVQFNAHRVILCGCSSYFQALFTTGWSDSGKREYQLPGISPETLRQVIEYAYTYSVVITSDNVENLLAAADYLSVLGIVQRCCDFLHEHLCLDNCVGLVKIGDVYCLKELHQSALKFLLKNFKEVAINSNEFLELTLEELCDIMERDELNVREEDVVFHAILRWIEHDPATREAHISVLLPKVRMARMDPEYFMKIVKKNDLVKANAACRRIISDVMKVIYDLDDESPLSDFENPLIRPRLPSDVLLAVGGWNMGTTNCIDAYDTRADRWVDITQEEQSNLAGHGMVYHNGFVYCIGGFDGQHFINSVRRYDPITREWQQMAPMHWHRCNVSVVVLDGFIYAMGGHIVFRPLNKVERYNPVTNEWTQIEPMNERRSDASATTLNGKIYICGGHSGTESLSTVECFDPLTNEWSLITPMSTPRHSLGVTAYKGKIYAVGGINRSDHLQTMEVYDPTTNRWHAVAPMSTPRSEFGIAVVDDLLFVMGGHDGFRVTNKVECYDAGTGSWFRAQDMSRPRKHFSCCVVPAHPRIIQYASPR is encoded by the exons atggagcgagtactgatgtccccggctttcgaagtgttcaacaagcttcggctcgcaggacagctttgtgacgtggtcctcatcgcagacggtgttcagttcaacgcccatagagtgattctgtgtggctgtagctcctacttcca ggctctgttcaccACCGGCTGGAGtgattcaggaaagcgggagtaccaactcccaggcatttcccctgAAACATTGAGGCAGGTCATCGAGTAcgcctacacgtactctgtggtcatcacatctgacaatgtggagaacctcctggcagctgctgattatctcagtgtcctgggcatcgtgcagcgctgctgtgaCTTCCTGCATGAGCATCTCTGCCTTGACAACTGTGTTGGGCTTGTCAAAATCGGAGATGTCTACTGCCTCAaggagctgcaccagtctgcattgaAATTCCTCCTGaagaacttcaaggaggttgccatcaacTCAAACGAGTTCCTAGAACTCACGCTCGAAGAACTTTGTGACATCATGGAGCGGGATGAActgaatgtcagagaagaggatgtggtgtttcacgccatcctccggtggatcgagcacgatcctgccacccgagaggcccacatttcagttctgttgcccaag gttcgcatggctcgtatggatccagaatatttcatgaagatcgtcaaaaaaaacgatctagtgaaggccaatgcggcgtgcaggcGAATTATCAGTGATGTCATGAAGGTCATCTATGATCTTGATGATGAAAGTCCACTCTCTGACTTTGAGAACCCGCTGATCCGCCCACGCTTGCCCTCTGACGTTTTGCTGGCTGTCGGTGGATGGAACATGGGCACTACTAACTGCATTGATGCGTATGACACacgggccgaccgctgggtggatatcacgcaggaggagcagagcaaCTTAGCTGGTCATGGCATGGTGTACCATAATGgatttgtgtactgcattggGGGGTTTGATGGCCAACACTTCATTAATTCCGTGCGCAGATATGACCCGATAACACGAGAATGGCAGCAGATGGCCCCCATGCACTGGCATCGCTGTAATGTTAGTGTGGTTGTGCTCGATGGGTTCATCTACGCCATGGGTGGCCATATTGTTTTCAGGCCCCTCAATAAAGTAGAGCGGTACAACCCAGTAACCAACGAATGGACCCAGATCGAGCCCATGAATGAGAGGAGAAgcgatgccagtgccaccaccctgaatggcaag ATATACATCTGTGGGGGCCACAGTGGAACAGAGAGCCTTTCTACAGTGGAGTGCTTTGACCCACTCACTAACGAATGGAGCTTGATCACTCCAATGAGCACTCCCCGTCACAGCCTTGGAGTCACGGCGTATAAAGGGAAgatctatgcg gtgggcggtatcaacaggtctgatcacctgcagaccatggaggtctatgaccctaccacaaaccgctggcatgctgtggcccccatgtccacaccgcgcagtgaatttggcatcgcagtggtggacgaccTCCTATTTGTGATGGGCGGCCACGATGGGTTTAGGGTAACTAACAAGGTGGAGTGTTAtgatgcggggacaggcagctggtttcgtgcgcaggacatgagcagacccagaaaacacttcagctgctgcgtagtgcctgcgcacccccgcatcaTACAATACGCTTCACCTCGTTAG